The following are encoded together in the Glycine max cultivar Williams 82 chromosome 8, Glycine_max_v4.0, whole genome shotgun sequence genome:
- the LOC100796980 gene encoding uncharacterized protein, with translation MNFLMRSTSHVYSDREKPPSSSTAATTTPTTTPHADGASSLESLMSDDPYAQVEHFDGEAEGENGAQSSRNDAPVLAKHVDVSEDEGWITIPYKEIPENWNHVSDMQSLRSLDRSFLFPGEQVHILACLSACKQDMEIITPFKVAAVMSKNGMGHGPDKENGNVENRNDSVSGEGKLSPSRQEQKEEKQEKVKTDHQADASAGESLLRMEVHKRQTALLLQKFENSHFFATISESDEPLWSKRGSSEKFNSSELNGPKISSFEIKDTAKNASSISAVIDRANFDATISGGVARNSVQCCALPNGDIVVLLQVNVGVDFLRDPCIEILQYEKYQEKVLSSENQNNSVHTNQDPCGALLKWILPLDNTLPPATRPLSPPQFSLNSGIGNTSQRSNSSASPGSQLFSFGSHFRSYSMSALPQNTNAPSPPLKAASSKPSFDIEDWDQFPSQKLRKKNGVEELLSFRGVSLEPERFSVCCGLEGIYTPGRRWRRKFEIIQPVEIHSFAADCNSEDLLCVQIKNVTPAHVPDIVIFIDAITIVFEEATKIGPPSSLPIACIEAGNGHSLPNLALRRGEEHSFILKPATSMSKNLKAPDESSQFSKVQSPNSAKSSISSKSPDRTKIASIDDQYAIMVSCRCNYTASRLFFKQATSWRPRSSRDIIISVASEMSGESPGPYERNSQLPVQVLTLQASNLTSEDLTLTVLAPASFTSPPSVVSLSSPISPMSPFIGFKEFLGRISVERHVGATQGGSFTSLIKDNEKQNDDVRPQSVSVNDDVISSSGLSCTHLWLQSRVPLGCIPSQSTATIKLELLPLTDGIITLDSLQIDVMEKGVTYIPERSLKINATSSISKGIL, from the exons aTGAATTTCCTGATGCGGTCCACATCACACGTCTACTCCGACAGGGAAAAACCTCCTTCTTCTTCGACGGCGGCGACGACCACTCCAACGACGACTCCCCACGCAGACGGCGCGTCGTCTTTGGAGAGTCTCATGTCCGACGACCCCTACGCCCAAGTCGAGCACTTCGACGGAGAGGCCGAGGGCGAAAACGGCGCTCAGAGCTCCAGAAACGACGCTCCCGTTCTGGCCAAGCACGTGGATGTTTCCGAAGACGAAGGGTGGATCACCATTCCTTACA agGAAATTCCTGAGAACTGGAATCATGTGTCAGATATGCAGTCCTTGCGCTCTCTAGATCGCTCCTTTCTTTTTCCTG GTGAACAAGTTCATATCCTAGCGTGCCTGTCTGCTTGTAAGCAGGACATGGAGATTATTACTCCATTTAAAGTTGCTGCCGTGATGAGTAAGAATGGCATGGGTCACGGTCCTGACAAAGAAAATGGAAATGTTGAAAACAGGAATGATTCAGTATCTGGAGAAGGGAAGCTGAGTCCTAGCAGACAAGAGCAGAAAGAGGAAAAACAGGAAAAAGTGAAGACTGATCACCAGGCGGATGCTTCTGCTGGTGAATCCCTTCTAAGGATGGAGGTTCACAAAAGACAAACTGCATTGTTGCTGCAAAAATTTGAGAATTCTCACTTCTTTGCAACGATTTCTGAGTCCGATGAGCCGCTTTGGTCTAAACGAGGTTCTTCAGAAAAGTTCAATTCCTCCGAACTAAATGGGCCAAAGATCTCATCATTTGAAATTAAAGACACTGCAAAAAATGCATCTTCTATTAGTGCAGTTATTGATAGAGCAAATTTTGATGCAACTATTTCTGGTGGAGTGGCGAGAAATTCCGTCCAGTGTTGTGCCCTACCAAATGGAGACATAGTG GTTCTTTTACAGGTGAATGTTGGTGTTGATTTTCTTAGAGACCCTTGTATAGAAATTCTCCAATATGAAAAGTATCAGGAGAAAGTATTGTCTTCTGAGAACCAGAACAATTCAGTTCACACAAATCAGGATCCATGTGGAGCACTATTAAAATGGATACTTCCATTAGATAACACTCTCCCCCCTGCTACCCGCCCGTTATCTCCTCCTCAATTTTCTTTGAATTCAGGTATCGGTAACACCTCTCAGAGGTCCAATTCTTCAGCATCACCTGGCTCTCAATTATTTTCCTTTGGCAGCCATTTTAGAAGTTACTCCATGTCTGCATTACCCCAAAATACAAATGCACCAAGTCCTCCTTTAAAAGCCGCTAGTTCTAAGCCAAGCTTTGATATTGAAGATTGGGATCAATTCCCATCtcagaaattaagaaaaaaaaatggagttgAAGAACTTTTATCTTTTCGAGGTGTTTCATTGGAGCCAGAAAGGTTTTCCGTTTGCTGTGGATTAGAAGGTATCTACACACCTGGAAGAAGGTGGAGAaggaaatttgaaataatacaaCCTGTAGAGATTCATTCCTTTGCAGCTGACTGTAATTCAGAGGATCTTCTGTGCGTTCAGATAAAG AATGTTACTCCTGCACATGTTCCAGATATTGTGATATTTATAGATGCCATAACAATAGTTTTTGAAGAGGCTACAAAAATTGGACCTCCATCCTCATTACCAATTGCATGTATTGAAGCTGGAAATGGCCATTCTTTACCAAATTTAGCCCTcag GAGAGGTGAAGAACATTCTTTTATCCTTAAACCTGCAACTTCTATGTCAAAGAATTTAAAGGCTCCGGATGAAAGCTCTCAGTTTTCAAAGGTGCAATCTCCAAACTCAGCAAAATCAAGTATTTCCTCTAAGAGTCCTGACAGAACAAAGATTGCTTCAATTGACGATCAGTATGCAATTATGGTGTCTTGTCGATGCAATTATACAG CATCAAGATTATTCTTTAAGCAAGCAACCAGTTGGCGACCACGTTCATCGAGGGATATTATAATCTCTGTTGCATCTGAGATGTCAGGAGAGTCTCCTGGACCTTATGAAAGAAATTCTCAACTTCCTGTGCAG GTTTTAACTCTTCAAGCTTCAAATTTGACATCTGAAGATCTAACTTTGACAGTGCTTGCTCCAGCCTCATTTACTTCACCCCCTTCAGTGGTCTCTCTGAGTTCACCCATTAGTCCAATGAGTCCTTTTATTGGTTTCAAAGAGTTTTTAGGAAGGATAAGTGTTGAAAGACATGTTGGTGCCACCCAGGGGGGGAGCTTTACTTCTCTTATAAAAGACAATGAGAAACAAAATGATGATGTCCGACCTCAGTCAGTTTCAGTGAATGATGATGTCATTTCTAGTTCTGGCCTAAGTTGTACACATCTTTGGCTGCAGAGTAGAGTTCCACTCGG ATGTATTCCATCTCAATCCACAGCCACCATTAAGCTTGAGCTACTTCCATTGACCGATGGCATAATTACACTTGACTCTTTGCAAATTGATGTCATGGAAAAAG GTGTTACCTACATCCCTGAGCGCTCGCTAAAGATAAATGCAACATCTAGTATTTCGAAGGGGATTCTTTAA